The following coding sequences lie in one Xanthomonas hyacinthi genomic window:
- a CDS encoding FliH/SctL family protein: MSGNVVRWLAPELDAAPLPVQQDEEQLPEEPVLRPPTLEDIQAIEAAAQHEGFERGHSEGLAQGQAEIRRLTAQIEGILDNFSRPLARLENEVVGALGELAVRIAGSLVGRAYEADPALLADLVGEALDAVGGARREVEVRLHPDDIAALTPLLALMADGTRLVPDLTLSRGDLRVHAEAVRIDGTLEARLRAALETVMRKSGAGL; this comes from the coding sequence ATGAGCGGCAACGTGGTGCGCTGGCTGGCGCCCGAACTCGATGCGGCCCCGCTGCCGGTGCAGCAGGACGAGGAGCAGCTGCCCGAAGAACCGGTGCTGCGCCCGCCGACCCTGGAAGACATCCAGGCGATCGAGGCGGCCGCACAGCACGAAGGCTTCGAGCGCGGCCACAGCGAGGGCCTGGCCCAGGGCCAGGCCGAGATCCGCCGCCTGACCGCGCAGATCGAAGGCATCCTGGACAATTTCTCGCGGCCGCTGGCGCGACTGGAGAACGAAGTGGTCGGCGCGCTCGGCGAACTGGCCGTGCGCATCGCCGGCAGCCTGGTCGGACGCGCCTACGAGGCCGATCCGGCGCTGCTGGCGGACCTGGTCGGCGAGGCGCTGGACGCGGTCGGCGGCGCGCGCCGCGAGGTCGAGGTGCGCCTGCACCCGGACGACATCGCCGCGCTGACCCCGCTGCTGGCGTTGATGGCCGACGGCACCCGGCTGGTGCCGGACCTGACCCTGAGCCGCGGCGACCTGCGCGTGCATGCCGAAGCGGTGCGCATCGACGGCACCCTGGAAGCGCGCCTGCGCGCGGCGCTGGAGACGGTGATGCGCAAGTCCGGAGCGGGCCTGTGA
- the fliG gene encoding flagellar motor switch protein FliG — protein sequence MNGTQRAAVLLLSLGESDAAEVLKHMDPKEVQKIGIAMATMSGISRDQVEKVMDEFNNELGSKTSLGVGADDYIRNVLVQALGADKAGNLIDRILLGRNTTGLDTLKWMDPRAVADLVRNEHPQIIAIVMAHLDSDQAAEALKILPERVRADVLMRIATLDGIPPNALNELNEIMERQFAGNQNLKSSNVGGVKVAANILNFMDSGQDQGVLAAISKIDAELSIRIQDLMFVFDNLVELEDRALQTLLREVSGDRLGLALRGADIKVREKITKNMSQRAAEILLEDMEARGPVRLADVEGAQKEILTIVRRLADEGVISLGGTGAEAMV from the coding sequence ATGAACGGGACCCAGCGCGCCGCGGTGCTGCTGCTGTCGCTCGGCGAAAGCGATGCGGCCGAAGTGCTCAAGCACATGGACCCCAAGGAGGTGCAGAAGATCGGCATCGCCATGGCCACCATGAGCGGCATCTCGCGCGACCAGGTCGAGAAGGTCATGGACGAGTTCAACAACGAACTCGGCAGCAAGACCTCGCTGGGCGTGGGCGCCGACGACTACATCCGCAACGTGCTGGTGCAGGCGCTGGGCGCGGACAAGGCCGGCAACCTGATCGACCGCATCCTGCTCGGCCGCAACACCACCGGCCTGGACACGCTGAAGTGGATGGACCCGCGCGCGGTCGCCGACCTGGTGCGCAACGAGCACCCGCAGATCATCGCCATCGTCATGGCGCACCTGGACAGCGACCAGGCCGCCGAGGCGCTGAAGATCCTGCCCGAGCGCGTGCGCGCCGACGTGCTGATGCGCATCGCCACCCTCGACGGCATCCCGCCGAACGCGCTGAACGAACTCAACGAGATCATGGAGCGGCAGTTCGCCGGCAACCAAAACCTGAAGTCGTCCAACGTCGGCGGGGTCAAGGTCGCCGCCAACATCCTCAACTTCATGGACAGCGGCCAGGACCAGGGCGTGCTGGCGGCGATCAGCAAGATCGACGCCGAACTCAGCATCCGCATCCAGGACCTGATGTTCGTGTTCGACAACCTGGTCGAGCTGGAAGACCGCGCGCTGCAGACTCTGCTGCGCGAAGTCAGCGGCGATCGCCTCGGCCTGGCCCTGCGCGGCGCCGACATCAAGGTGCGCGAGAAGATCACCAAGAACATGTCGCAGCGCGCCGCCGAGATCCTGCTCGAGGACATGGAGGCGCGCGGTCCGGTGCGCCTGGCCGACGTGGAAGGCGCGCAGAAGGAAATCCTGACGATCGTGCGGCGGCTGGCCGATGAGGGCGTGATCAGCCTCGGCGGCACCGGCGCGGAGGCGATGGTATGA
- the fliF gene encoding flagellar basal-body MS-ring/collar protein FliF yields the protein MALALSKDTLNGEKAGAWFDRLQSLQITRRIGLMAMIAVAVAAGLFVFFWSQKPAYTPLYTGLDEKGTAEATDLLRTAQIPFKLDHATGAITVPEDKLYDARLKLAGSGLTDSGNMGFEVMEKDPGFGVSQFVENARYQHALETELARTIASLRPVREARVHLAIPKPSAFTRQREVASASVVLELRGGTTLERNQVDAIVNMVASSIPDLTPQRVTVVDQSGRMLTIADPNSDAALNAAQFEQVRRQESSYNQRIRELLEPMTGPGRVNPEVSVDMDFSVTEEARELYNGEPPKLRSEQVSDSSSAASGPQGVPGATSNSPPGAAAPGQPGAAGTPGATPANTQQAAAATPTESSKSATRNYELDRTLQHTRQPPGRIKRVSVAVLVDHVPRPGAKGKMVEQALSAAELTRIEGLVKQAVGFNAERGDTVSVMNAPFVREAPEAADKPGWWEDPRVMNGLRLLLGAAVVLALLFGVLRPALRQIAGPAPARSKTKDKSEPHSANVSMLNDEDPLLPSMAEDTASIGSGSRAAIALPDAYEERLRLAREAVKQDSKRVAQVVKGWVASEA from the coding sequence ATGGCCCTTGCGCTCAGCAAAGACACCCTCAACGGCGAAAAGGCAGGCGCCTGGTTCGATCGCCTGCAGAGCCTGCAGATCACCCGCCGCATCGGCTTGATGGCGATGATCGCGGTGGCCGTGGCCGCGGGCCTGTTCGTGTTTTTCTGGTCGCAGAAGCCCGCCTACACCCCGCTGTACACCGGCCTGGACGAAAAAGGCACGGCCGAGGCCACCGACCTGCTGCGCACCGCGCAGATCCCGTTCAAGCTCGACCATGCCACCGGCGCGATCACCGTGCCGGAGGACAAGCTCTACGACGCGCGGCTGAAGCTGGCCGGCTCCGGCCTGACCGACAGCGGCAACATGGGCTTCGAGGTCATGGAGAAGGACCCGGGCTTCGGCGTCAGCCAGTTTGTCGAGAACGCGCGCTACCAGCACGCGCTGGAGACCGAACTGGCGCGCACCATCGCCAGCCTGCGCCCGGTGCGCGAGGCGCGGGTGCACCTGGCCATTCCCAAGCCCAGCGCGTTCACCCGCCAGCGCGAGGTGGCCAGCGCCTCGGTGGTGCTGGAACTGCGCGGCGGCACCACCCTGGAACGCAACCAGGTCGATGCGATCGTCAACATGGTCGCCTCCAGCATCCCCGACCTGACCCCGCAGCGGGTCACCGTGGTCGACCAGAGCGGGCGCATGCTGACCATCGCCGACCCGAACAGCGACGCGGCCCTGAACGCGGCCCAGTTCGAGCAGGTGCGGCGCCAGGAAAGCTCCTACAACCAGCGCATCCGCGAGCTGCTGGAGCCGATGACCGGCCCCGGCCGGGTCAATCCGGAGGTCAGCGTGGACATGGATTTCTCGGTCACCGAGGAAGCGCGCGAGCTATACAACGGCGAGCCGCCGAAGCTGCGCAGCGAGCAGGTCAGCGACAGCAGCAGCGCCGCGAGCGGCCCGCAGGGCGTGCCCGGCGCGACCAGCAATTCGCCGCCCGGCGCGGCCGCGCCGGGACAGCCCGGCGCCGCCGGCACCCCGGGCGCCACCCCGGCCAACACCCAGCAGGCGGCCGCCGCGACCCCGACCGAAAGCTCCAAGAGCGCCACCCGCAACTACGAGCTGGACCGCACCCTGCAGCACACCCGGCAGCCGCCGGGCCGGATCAAGCGGGTGTCGGTGGCGGTGCTGGTCGACCATGTGCCGCGGCCGGGCGCCAAGGGCAAGATGGTCGAGCAGGCGCTCAGCGCCGCCGAGCTGACCCGCATCGAAGGCCTGGTCAAGCAGGCGGTCGGCTTCAACGCCGAGCGCGGCGACACCGTCTCGGTGATGAATGCCCCGTTCGTGCGCGAAGCGCCGGAAGCGGCGGACAAGCCGGGTTGGTGGGAAGATCCGCGGGTGATGAACGGCTTGCGCCTGCTGCTCGGCGCGGCGGTGGTGCTGGCCCTGCTGTTCGGCGTGCTGCGCCCGGCGCTGCGCCAGATCGCCGGCCCGGCGCCGGCCAGGAGCAAGACCAAGGACAAGTCCGAACCGCACAGCGCCAACGTGTCGATGCTCAACGACGAGGACCCGCTGCTGCCGTCGATGGCCGAGGATACCGCCAGCATCGGCAGCGGCAGCCGTGCCGCGATCGCCCTGCCCGACGCCTACGAGGAGCGTCTGCGCCTGGCGCGCGAAGCGGTCAAGCAGGATTCCAAGCGTGTCGCGCAAGTCGTGAAGGGATGGGTGGCCAGTGAAGCCTGA
- the fliE gene encoding flagellar hook-basal body complex protein FliE produces the protein MSDSISSILSQIRSYQSQVGQAAPAQVADAARSNAIEGLTGTQGTQGPSFSETLRSAISGVNETQQKAGDLAKAFEMGDPNAGLAKVMMAAQQSQVAFRATVEVRNRLVQAYQDVMNMPL, from the coding sequence ATGAGCGACTCCATCAGTTCCATCCTCTCGCAGATCCGCAGCTACCAGAGCCAGGTCGGCCAGGCCGCGCCTGCGCAGGTGGCCGATGCGGCGCGCAGCAATGCGATCGAGGGCCTGACCGGGACCCAGGGCACGCAGGGCCCGAGCTTCAGCGAGACCCTGCGCAGCGCGATCAGCGGCGTCAACGAAACCCAGCAGAAGGCCGGCGATCTGGCCAAGGCCTTCGAAATGGGCGACCCCAACGCCGGCCTGGCCAAGGTGATGATGGCCGCGCAACAGTCCCAGGTGGCGTTCCGCGCCACCGTGGAAGTCCGCAACCGACTCGTCCAGGCGTACCAGGACGTGATGAACATGCCGCTGTAA
- a CDS encoding glycosyltransferase: MSGNALVSIVMPAYKFRYVERALDSVLGQTYPALELVICDDNPDGAIAAAVERKRASASFPIRYERNPSRLGELGSTIKGIGLAQGEYVKFLHDDDVLEPDCIAALVRAMQLGPDVVLASSRRQRIDSDDAPLPDIPATSFPFAGDVLLDGPELLSFLADHTINFIGEPSCVLCRRQDLLEIGDQLMMLDGRVIHWVGDLALYAKLLHRGNLALLARPLTRFRVSQDQYSQAGRDQPGIGDQGHDDFRRGVRAMGWYRGDGDVRMVRVAALGGDDAEPVDLLQAIQAAYARGRAQLALRDWQAQRQLPPAKRALYDARLAELGGGARIAVLLDARSADPAALQASLHSLLLDGAAFATLSVAVLGAAAATPWPDPRVRHLPLAPAEAAADLNFALAKLTHADWFLCAGAGTRFCAGGLLRLLLELAQHPHCSALYADEWLALDDQTLAPVLRPDPDLDLLLGNPLATAGHWVFRRALVQELGGFDPDHDGALELELILRLFQRDAGAGIAHLPEPLLIAPPVDAAAGADPRQRAVASHLRARGYAAAQVHALPGGLQRIDYGHAQQPPVSIMVIAEDNLPALQRLVVGLLEHTTYPAYELLLVDNASSSPAVGEWLQAVAELGNGRIRVFALEQRVTQTEARNLAATQARGDYLLFLDADSAVVQGRWLHELMNHAQRPEVGIVGAKGVSADGTITHAGLLPGLLPGAGHAFAGEPMAQAGYMGRRQVAHRYSAVSERCMLVRRALFEQLSGFDAAGFADGGADVDLCLRAAALGEWTIWTPEALLLQPAAPPRPQSADDALLQRWLPVMAHDPAYSPSLGLEQPGGFKLGESEFSWQPLSWKPLPRILAHPGDAFGSGHYRVIQPFQALAEAGQIDGVYYARLLDPVEMQRVAPDAVLVQRRVGDAELAKMERMRRFSAAFKVYELDDYLPNLPLKSAHREQMPKDVLRSLRRAAALVDRVVVSTPTLAEALAGLHADIRVIHNRLDPRMWGELAMTAATGSGGKPRVGWAGGASHTGDLELIADVVQALAGEVHWVFMGMCPPRLRPHVAEVHPGVDFERYPQALAALRLDLALAPLEDNLFNRCKSNLRLLEYGACGYPVIASDLPPYQGGLPATLVKNRFRDWVNAIRLHLADAAASAAAGAALHAAVRRDWMLQGANLQAWRAAWLPD, encoded by the coding sequence ATGAGTGGCAACGCCCTGGTCAGCATCGTCATGCCGGCCTACAAGTTCCGGTACGTCGAGCGGGCGCTGGACAGCGTGCTCGGCCAGACCTATCCGGCGCTGGAACTGGTGATCTGCGACGACAATCCCGATGGCGCGATCGCCGCGGCGGTCGAGCGCAAGCGCGCAAGCGCGAGCTTCCCGATCCGCTACGAACGCAACCCCAGCCGCCTGGGCGAGCTCGGCAGCACCATCAAGGGCATCGGCCTGGCGCAGGGCGAATACGTCAAATTCCTGCACGACGACGACGTGCTGGAACCGGATTGCATCGCCGCGCTGGTGCGGGCCATGCAGCTCGGCCCCGATGTGGTGCTGGCCTCCTCGCGCCGGCAGCGCATCGACAGCGACGATGCGCCGTTGCCGGACATCCCCGCCACCAGCTTTCCCTTCGCCGGCGACGTGCTGCTCGACGGCCCCGAACTGCTGTCCTTCCTCGCCGACCACACCATCAACTTCATCGGCGAACCCAGCTGCGTGCTGTGCCGGCGCCAGGATCTGCTGGAGATCGGCGACCAGCTGATGATGCTCGATGGCCGGGTGATCCACTGGGTCGGCGACCTGGCCCTGTACGCCAAGCTGCTGCACCGCGGCAACCTGGCCCTGCTGGCCAGGCCGCTGACCCGCTTCCGGGTGTCGCAGGACCAGTACAGCCAGGCCGGCCGCGACCAGCCGGGGATCGGCGACCAGGGCCACGACGATTTCCGCCGCGGCGTGCGCGCGATGGGCTGGTACCGCGGCGACGGCGACGTGCGCATGGTCCGCGTGGCCGCGCTGGGCGGCGACGACGCCGAACCGGTCGATCTGCTGCAGGCGATCCAGGCCGCGTATGCGCGCGGCCGCGCACAGCTGGCGCTGCGCGACTGGCAGGCGCAGCGGCAGCTGCCGCCGGCCAAGCGTGCCCTGTATGACGCGCGCCTGGCGGAGCTGGGCGGCGGCGCGCGGATCGCGGTGCTGCTGGATGCGCGCAGCGCGGACCCGGCCGCGCTGCAGGCGAGCCTGCACAGCCTGCTGCTGGACGGCGCCGCCTTCGCCACGCTGAGCGTGGCCGTGCTCGGCGCCGCGGCGGCCACGCCGTGGCCGGATCCGCGGGTCCGGCATCTGCCGCTGGCGCCGGCCGAGGCGGCGGCGGATCTCAACTTCGCGCTGGCCAAACTGACGCATGCGGACTGGTTCCTGTGCGCCGGCGCCGGCACCCGTTTCTGCGCAGGCGGGCTGCTGCGGCTGCTGCTGGAACTGGCCCAGCATCCGCACTGCAGCGCGCTGTATGCCGACGAATGGCTGGCGCTGGACGACCAGACTCTGGCGCCGGTGCTGCGTCCGGATCCGGACCTGGACCTGCTGCTGGGCAACCCGCTGGCGACCGCCGGCCACTGGGTGTTCCGCCGCGCGCTGGTGCAGGAGCTGGGCGGCTTCGATCCCGATCATGACGGCGCGCTGGAACTGGAGCTGATCCTGCGCCTGTTCCAGCGCGATGCCGGCGCCGGCATCGCGCATCTGCCCGAGCCGCTGCTGATCGCGCCGCCGGTCGACGCCGCCGCTGGCGCCGACCCGCGCCAGCGCGCCGTCGCCAGCCACCTGCGCGCGCGCGGCTACGCGGCCGCCCAGGTCCATGCGCTGCCAGGCGGGCTGCAGCGCATCGACTACGGCCACGCTCAGCAGCCGCCGGTCTCGATCATGGTGATCGCCGAGGACAACCTGCCGGCGCTGCAGCGCCTCGTGGTCGGCCTGCTCGAGCACACCACCTACCCCGCCTACGAATTGCTGCTGGTCGACAACGCCAGCAGCTCGCCAGCGGTCGGCGAATGGCTGCAGGCGGTGGCCGAACTGGGCAACGGCCGCATCCGCGTGTTCGCGCTGGAGCAGCGCGTGACCCAGACCGAGGCGCGCAACCTGGCCGCGACCCAGGCGCGCGGCGACTACCTGCTGTTTCTGGACGCCGACAGCGCCGTGGTCCAGGGTCGCTGGCTGCACGAACTGATGAACCACGCGCAGCGTCCGGAGGTCGGCATCGTCGGCGCCAAGGGCGTGTCCGCGGATGGCACCATCACCCACGCCGGGCTGCTGCCCGGGCTACTGCCCGGCGCCGGCCATGCCTTCGCCGGCGAGCCGATGGCGCAGGCCGGCTACATGGGCCGGCGGCAGGTGGCGCACCGCTACAGCGCGGTGTCCGAGCGCTGCATGCTGGTGCGGCGCGCCTTGTTCGAGCAGCTGTCCGGGTTCGATGCGGCCGGCTTCGCCGACGGCGGCGCCGACGTGGACCTGTGCCTGCGCGCCGCGGCGCTGGGCGAATGGACCATCTGGACGCCGGAGGCGCTGCTGCTGCAGCCCGCCGCGCCACCGCGGCCGCAAAGCGCGGACGATGCCCTGCTGCAACGCTGGCTGCCGGTCATGGCGCACGATCCGGCGTACTCGCCGAGCCTGGGCCTGGAGCAGCCGGGCGGTTTCAAGCTGGGCGAATCCGAGTTCTCCTGGCAGCCGCTGTCGTGGAAGCCGCTGCCGCGGATCCTGGCCCATCCCGGCGACGCGTTCGGCAGCGGCCACTACCGGGTGATCCAGCCGTTCCAGGCGCTGGCCGAGGCCGGGCAGATCGATGGCGTCTACTACGCGCGCCTGCTCGACCCGGTGGAGATGCAGCGCGTCGCCCCGGATGCGGTGCTGGTGCAGCGCCGGGTCGGCGATGCGGAACTGGCGAAGATGGAGCGCATGCGCCGCTTCTCCGCCGCATTCAAGGTCTACGAACTGGACGACTACCTGCCCAACCTGCCGCTGAAGAGCGCGCATCGCGAGCAGATGCCCAAGGACGTGCTGCGCTCGCTGCGCCGGGCTGCGGCGCTGGTGGACCGGGTGGTGGTGTCCACCCCGACCCTGGCCGAGGCCCTCGCCGGCCTGCATGCGGACATCCGCGTGATCCACAACCGGCTGGATCCGCGCATGTGGGGCGAGCTGGCCATGACGGCCGCAACCGGCAGCGGCGGCAAGCCGCGGGTCGGCTGGGCCGGCGGCGCCAGCCACACCGGCGACCTGGAACTGATCGCCGACGTGGTGCAGGCGCTGGCCGGCGAGGTGCACTGGGTGTTCATGGGCATGTGCCCGCCGCGGCTGCGCCCGCACGTGGCCGAAGTGCACCCGGGGGTGGACTTCGAGCGCTATCCGCAGGCGCTGGCCGCGCTGCGCCTGGACCTGGCGCTGGCGCCGCTGGAAGACAACCTGTTCAACCGCTGCAAGAGCAATCTGCGCCTGCTCGAATACGGCGCCTGCGGCTACCCGGTGATCGCCAGCGACCTGCCGCCGTACCAGGGCGGGCTGCCGGCGACCCTGGTCAAGAACCGGTTCCGCGACTGGGTCAACGCGATCCGCCTGCACCTGGCCGATGCCGCGGCCAGCGCCGCAGCCGGCGCCGCGCTGCACGCGGCGGTGCGCCGCGACTGGATGTTGCAAGGCGCCAACCTGCAGGCCTGGCGCGCCGCGTGGCTACCGGACTGA
- a CDS encoding FkbM family methyltransferase — translation MTQTNRSDADLLEACMQVDSIVFLAPSSYLGDFVAPLVGQLRQRSATLRLIAADDYLHANRDKAPDFDEIRTVAAHFSSPQQPNSIAVNCSFLLSTWLYFDHLARALPGRVVDLPELLYALDRPWIYQTGKLMRAQTQEHAADFAALRSRLQDELSRTTLDAILRLRMTGNRAELLDVICPMEQEYFSMYSSSNTPIVLHDHEHYVDIGAYDGDTVGKFMTAARHRYASIHAYEPDPRNFAALQRRLQSTSGPIFLHNEAVSDSNQPLSFLASGTMGSRVEANGDIQVPSVRLDEVLEQVTLLKMDVEGFEPQVLRGAAELIGRCRPRMAITCYHHALDLLDIVAVLDAIYPGAKFRLRHYSMYFYDTILYVE, via the coding sequence ATGACCCAGACCAATCGAAGCGATGCGGACCTGCTGGAAGCCTGCATGCAGGTGGACAGCATCGTGTTTCTGGCACCGAGTTCCTACCTCGGGGATTTCGTCGCGCCGCTCGTCGGCCAATTGCGGCAACGCTCCGCAACGCTGCGCCTGATCGCGGCGGACGACTACCTCCATGCCAATCGCGACAAGGCCCCGGACTTCGACGAGATCCGCACCGTCGCCGCCCACTTCTCAAGCCCGCAGCAGCCGAATTCGATTGCGGTGAACTGCTCCTTCTTGCTGTCGACGTGGCTGTACTTCGATCACCTGGCGCGTGCGCTGCCAGGCAGAGTAGTCGATCTGCCAGAACTGCTCTATGCCCTGGACAGGCCGTGGATCTATCAGACGGGAAAGCTCATGCGCGCGCAGACGCAAGAGCACGCGGCCGATTTCGCCGCATTGAGATCGCGTCTGCAAGACGAGCTCAGCCGCACCACCCTGGACGCGATCCTGCGCCTGCGCATGACCGGCAACCGGGCGGAGTTGCTGGACGTGATCTGTCCGATGGAACAGGAATACTTCTCCATGTATTCCTCCAGCAACACCCCGATCGTACTGCACGACCACGAGCACTACGTCGACATCGGCGCCTACGATGGCGACACGGTCGGCAAGTTCATGACCGCGGCACGCCACCGCTACGCATCGATCCACGCCTACGAACCGGACCCGCGCAACTTCGCCGCCCTGCAACGCCGCCTGCAGTCCACCTCCGGCCCAATTTTCCTTCACAACGAAGCCGTGTCCGATTCCAACCAGCCCTTGTCGTTCCTGGCCAGCGGCACCATGGGCAGCCGGGTCGAGGCCAACGGCGATATCCAGGTGCCCAGCGTGCGCCTGGACGAGGTGCTGGAGCAGGTCACGCTGCTGAAGATGGACGTGGAAGGTTTCGAGCCGCAGGTCTTGCGCGGCGCGGCCGAGCTGATCGGCCGCTGCCGGCCGCGCATGGCGATCACCTGCTACCACCATGCACTGGACCTGCTGGACATCGTCGCCGTGCTCGATGCGATCTATCCGGGGGCCAAATTCCGGCTGCGCCACTACTCGATGTATTTCTACGACACCATCCTCTACGTGGAGTGA
- a CDS encoding acetyltransferase, which yields MTSLVLLGEGAALEQAQRTAQDCGLVHTRLALTSADHYNFDLGELLARYVASNTEVFVALDERAVNHARHKLLADVRLAGYRTINLVSPHAHVDTDVRLMGNVYVGPGCNLAGGSSIGPGSWLERQVIIERNVRLGACVTLQAGVLLGHDVEIGQGSTLGSGCVAPAEARIGRHCEWLLPSMLPPVLPDRSFHDALMPQGARILNGGRA from the coding sequence ATGACGTCGCTCGTATTGCTGGGCGAAGGCGCTGCGCTGGAGCAGGCGCAGCGTACCGCGCAGGACTGCGGGCTTGTGCATACGCGTCTGGCGCTGACGTCGGCCGACCACTACAACTTCGATCTTGGCGAACTGCTGGCGCGCTACGTTGCCAGCAACACCGAGGTGTTCGTCGCGCTCGACGAACGCGCGGTCAACCATGCGCGGCACAAGTTGCTGGCCGACGTGCGCCTGGCCGGCTATCGCACGATCAATCTGGTCTCGCCGCATGCCCACGTCGATACCGACGTGCGTCTGATGGGCAATGTCTATGTCGGCCCCGGCTGCAACCTGGCCGGCGGCAGCAGCATCGGTCCCGGCAGCTGGCTGGAACGGCAAGTGATCATCGAGCGCAACGTGCGTCTTGGCGCCTGCGTCACCCTGCAGGCCGGCGTCCTGCTCGGCCACGACGTGGAGATCGGACAAGGCAGCACCCTGGGCAGCGGCTGCGTCGCGCCAGCCGAAGCCAGAATCGGCCGCCATTGCGAGTGGCTGTTGCCGAGCATGCTTCCGCCGGTCCTGCCGGACCGCTCTTTTCATGACGCCTTGATGCCCCAAGGCGCACGCATTCTCAACGGCGGACGAGCATGA
- a CDS encoding aromatic ring-hydroxylating oxygenase subunit alpha yields MTRHALDAEHYISEHSLRLEQARLFGKLWNFVGFSSMVRERNQFFARQVAGVPVLVQRTDAGIRAFLNQCPHRQSAIQIERQGKRPLVCPYHAWSFGAEGELRGLPNSGLYQFSAEEKAGICLTQFRLEQIGQLLFVNFSDDPLPLQEQFSPEFLEDIRAASMHLDSQIIYSCHRVRYNWKLNMENVKDYNHVPFVHPKTFSPLMADAPKPSGNVERPADVPSEVQQLLQVPAHPALSELSFSVKGAITPQVNWFRDLCEAYGEDSAYYNWFIYPNVNFCSVRGDYFLLQQYDPVSAHETDYHLWVMTARRKSERTDFTALLSNLIRGERIVIAEDTVLLERMQAGFGAHSPRFMHGDYETQLVRQHLWYRANVLGELA; encoded by the coding sequence ATGACCCGCCACGCACTCGATGCCGAGCACTACATCAGCGAGCACAGCCTGCGCCTGGAGCAGGCGCGGCTGTTCGGCAAGCTGTGGAATTTCGTCGGCTTTTCCTCGATGGTGCGCGAACGCAACCAGTTCTTCGCGCGCCAGGTGGCCGGCGTGCCGGTGTTGGTGCAACGCACCGACGCGGGTATTCGCGCCTTCCTCAACCAGTGCCCGCACCGCCAGTCGGCGATCCAGATCGAGCGCCAAGGCAAGCGCCCGCTGGTCTGCCCCTACCACGCCTGGTCGTTCGGCGCGGAAGGCGAGTTGCGCGGGCTGCCCAATTCCGGGCTGTACCAGTTCAGTGCGGAAGAGAAAGCCGGCATCTGCCTGACACAGTTCCGTCTGGAACAGATCGGCCAGTTGCTGTTCGTGAACTTCTCGGACGATCCGCTGCCGCTGCAGGAGCAGTTCTCGCCCGAGTTTCTGGAGGATATCCGCGCAGCGTCGATGCACCTGGATTCGCAGATCATCTACAGCTGCCACCGCGTGCGCTACAACTGGAAGTTGAACATGGAGAACGTGAAGGACTACAACCATGTCCCGTTCGTCCATCCCAAGACGTTCAGCCCGCTGATGGCGGACGCGCCCAAGCCGTCCGGCAACGTGGAGCGACCGGCGGACGTTCCCTCCGAGGTGCAGCAGCTTCTGCAGGTGCCCGCCCACCCTGCCCTGAGCGAACTGAGCTTCTCGGTCAAGGGAGCGATCACGCCGCAGGTGAATTGGTTCCGCGATCTTTGCGAAGCGTATGGCGAAGATTCGGCCTACTACAACTGGTTCATTTATCCAAACGTGAACTTCTGCAGCGTCCGCGGCGATTACTTCCTGCTGCAGCAGTACGATCCGGTGTCCGCGCACGAAACCGACTACCACCTGTGGGTGATGACCGCGCGGCGAAAGAGCGAGCGCACCGATTTCACCGCACTGTTGAGCAATCTGATCCGCGGCGAGCGCATCGTCATCGCCGAGGACACCGTGTTGCTGGAACGCATGCAGGCCGGCTTCGGCGCGCATTCGCCGCGATTCATGCACGGCGACTACGAAACGCAGCTGGTGCGGCAGCACCTGTGGTATCGCGCCAACGTGCTGGGAGAGCTGGCATGA
- a CDS encoding acetyltransferase, whose product MSSLSFWHVLIVGAGGFGKGVAAMACHDDPGFGTKWDIKGFLDDRAELGNTTRWPIVGDPHTYQPVEGDLFVCALGDPATRRRYTRALLEKGADFMVLRPRLREASATPIGRGSLFEVGVSIGADSRIGEFVVILSTTIIGHDVTIGDYVQIGNFVFIGGGVRVGSDVLIHPHSTLIPGITVGDGAVIGAGSVVVRDVPPNVTVAGNPARTIFSK is encoded by the coding sequence ATGAGCAGCCTCTCGTTCTGGCATGTGCTGATCGTCGGCGCCGGCGGCTTCGGCAAGGGCGTGGCCGCGATGGCCTGTCACGACGATCCGGGGTTCGGAACGAAGTGGGACATCAAGGGCTTCCTCGACGATCGCGCCGAACTGGGGAATACCACGCGCTGGCCGATCGTCGGCGATCCGCATACCTACCAGCCGGTCGAAGGCGACCTGTTCGTCTGCGCGCTGGGCGATCCGGCCACGCGCCGTCGCTACACCCGCGCGCTGCTGGAGAAAGGTGCGGACTTCATGGTGCTGCGCCCGCGCCTGCGCGAAGCCTCGGCCACGCCGATCGGGCGCGGCAGCCTGTTCGAAGTCGGCGTCTCGATCGGCGCGGACAGCCGCATCGGCGAATTCGTCGTCATCCTGTCCACCACCATCATCGGTCACGACGTGACGATCGGCGACTACGTGCAGATCGGCAATTTCGTCTTCATCGGCGGCGGCGTCCGCGTCGGCAGCGATGTGCTCATCCACCCGCATTCCACCCTGATCCCCGGGATCACCGTCGGTGATGGCGCGGTGATCGGCGCCGGCAGCGTGGTAGTCAGGGACGTCCCGCCCAACGTCACCGTGGCCGGCAATCCCGCACGCACCATCTTCAGCAAGTAG